A stretch of the Diorhabda sublineata isolate icDioSubl1.1 chromosome 11, icDioSubl1.1, whole genome shotgun sequence genome encodes the following:
- the LOC130450460 gene encoding uncharacterized protein LOC130450460: MILAGDFNAKHTSWGGDINDERGQDIVDWTTRHNIYIHNTYDSLPTFQTTRGKSWIDLTMTKTIIIHDWTVQEEDTLSDHHYVCFSLQIQKGQIQQRTQTRNDINNINTEELKIIHNTTKTHNKTKKTNQIWWTPELQRLRQATNHLRKKYQQERDTINRRHAEHEYLRQRRLYKNTIKETKNTTIRQYFTNTDPDGPWNTAYRIIRNKNKSNNKLSTIKKDGTWTIDRNETIQYLHHKYFPNDNEEEDEEEHKHIRQKKSKIIYERRDNHNHKRHKKQKSDSNRRDQQRNN, translated from the exons ATGATACTCGCCGGCGACTTTAACGCGAAGCACACAAGCTGGGGAGGCGACATAAATGACGAAAGAGGGCAAGATATAGTAGATTGGACGACAAGACACAACATATACATACACAATACATATGACAGCCTCCCAACTTTCCAGACAACAAGAGGAAAGAGTTGGATTGACCTAACAatgacaaaaacaattattatacatGACTGGACGGTGCAAGAAGAAGACACATTAAGTGACCATCACTATGTGTGCTTCAGCCTCCAAATACAAAAAGGACAGATACAACAACGCACACAGACTAGAAATGAcatcaacaatataaatacaGAAGAACTAA aaatcatTCATAATACAACTAAAACgcacaacaaaacaaaaaagacaaaCCAAATATGGTGGACACCCGAACTACAAAGATTAAGACAAGCAACAAATCACCTGCGTAAGAAATATCAACAAGAAAGAGACACAATAAACAGAAGACATGCAGAGCACGAATATCTTAGACAAAGAAGACTAtacaaaaacacaataaaagagacaaaaaatacaacaataaGACAGTACTTTACAAATACAGATCCAGACGGTCCCTGGAACACAGCATACAGGATaatcagaaacaaaaataagtctaataataaattaagcACAATCAAAAAAGATGGGACATGGACAATAGACAGAAATGAGACCATACAATACCTACATCATAAATACTTCCCAAACGACAACGAAGAGGAGGACGAAGAAGAACACAAACACATCAGacagaagaaatcaaaaataatttacgagCGACGAGATAACCATAATcataaaagacataaaaaacagaaaagcgACAGCAACAGACGGGATCAGCAAAGAAATAATTGA
- the LOC130450246 gene encoding uncharacterized protein LOC130450246 yields the protein MERVRKSYLICTIHFSAEARYVGTRNKSTLKQDAIPSLFLNASNRKEVSSAKMVKLRSKHSLSEQIGSPEVETVNISIPSTSKLICEEVLPVSSSKLITPEQNMQSQVMMCTPTKISSLNKLIYRGCFSL from the exons ATGGAAAGAGTCCGAAAGTCGTACCTTATTTGTACTATTCACTTTAGTGCAGAAGCCCGCTATGTTGGAACCAGAAATAAATCGACCTTAAAACAGGATGCAATTCCTTCTCTATTTCTTAATGCTTCTAACAGGAAAGAAG TTTCTTCTGCCAAAATGGTTAAACTACGCTCAAAGCATAGTTTATCAGAGCAAATAGGTTCACCTGAAGTAGAAACAGTTAACATCTCCATACcatcaacttcaaaattgatttgTGAAGAAGTTTTACCAGTTTCTTCATCTAAACTTATTACACCAGAACAAAATATGCAATCCCAGGTCATGATGTGTACTCcaacaaaaatttcaa gtttaaacaaattaatttacaGAGGATGTTTTTCGTTGTGA
- the LOC130450245 gene encoding uncharacterized protein LOC130450245: MAETKFSAEQMEQFIDIYRSFDCLWDVKCKEYRDINKRNNAYEAMADIINITIEQVKKKLNNIRSTYLQEKKKVDISKSTGSGTEDIYTPNLSWFGSMTFLDDVTTQRKTNSTPSVVKCVSS, from the exons atggcggaaactaAATTTTCGGCGGAACAGATGGaacaatttattgatatttatcgaTCTTTTGATTGTTTATGGGATGTGAAGTGTAAAGAATACCGTGAtattaacaaaagaaataacGCCTATGAAGCAATGGCGGATATTATAAACATTACCATAGAAcaagtgaagaaaaaattaaataacattcGTTCCACGTACCTTcaggaaaagaaaaaagtcgatatatcaaaatctacaG GGTCTGGTACGGAGGATATTTACACACCAAATTTATCTTGGTTTGGTAGTATGACTTTTTTGGATGATGTCACTACGCAGAGAAAGACAAATTCCACGCCATCAGTTGTAAAATGCGTGAGTTCATAA